A single window of Larimichthys crocea isolate SSNF chromosome XII, L_crocea_2.0, whole genome shotgun sequence DNA harbors:
- the gosr2 gene encoding Golgi SNAP receptor complex member 2 has protein sequence METLYHQTNKQIHEVQSLMGNLEKTDRQSVHLLENELQARTDQIFNHLERLEILASKEPPNRRQNAKLRVDQLKYDVQHLRTALQHFQHRRYTREAQEREREELLSRTFTTNDADTSIPIDETLQLNSNLHNANRNLDEIIDSGSNTLNGLRDQRSVLKVTHKKMLDVANMLGLSNTVMRLIERRATQDKFIMIGGMLLTCVFMFLVIRYLG, from the exons ATGGAGACGCTTTACCACCAGACGAacaa ACAAATCCACGAGGTGCAGTCTCTCATGGGTAATCTGGAGAAGACGGATCGTCAGTCAGTGCACT TGTTAGAGAATGAGCTGCAGGCTAGAACCGACCAGATCTTCAACCATTTAGAACGACTCGAGATCCTGGCCAGCAAGGAACCACCAAACCGCCGCCAGAACGCCAAATT GCGAGTGGACCAGCTCAAGTATGACGTTCAACACCTTCGGACCGCGTTGCAACATTTCCAGCACCGCCGCTATACCAGAGAGgcccaggagagagagagggaggaactCCTGAGCCGTACATTCACGACCAAC GATGCAGATACCTCCATCCCCATAGACGAGACCCTACAGTTAAACTCCAACTTGCACAACGCAAACAGAAACCTGGATGAGATCATCGACAGTGGCAGCAACACCCTCAACGGTCTAAGAGATCAAAGATCTGTGCTGAAG GTGACCCATAAGAAGATGCTGGACGTGGCCAACATGTTAGGGCTGTCGAACACAGTGATGAGACTGATAGAAAGACGAGCCACCCAAGACAAGTTCATCATGATCGGAGGCATGCTGTTGACCTGTGTCTTCATGTTCCTGGTAATCAGATACCTGGGCTGA